A stretch of DNA from Candidatus Neomarinimicrobiota bacterium:
TGCTGGCAGAGATCGGCTTTGAGCCAAAATGGCTCCAAAAAACAAAGTATAGAAAAACAGGCTTCTTTTTAACATAAACACCTCATGAATTAATTTAAATTATTTCCGAAATTTCTTCAAATGATTTTTTGGTAATTTCCGGGACTTCTGCATCATCGGCAGGATAGCCCACCGGAATTAATAAAAATGCTTTTTCATTCGCGGGTCGATTCAGTATCTCGCTTAAAAAATTCATGGGACTTGGAGTGTGGGTTAATGTTGCCAGCCCCGCATTATGAAAGGCTGCTAAAAGAAATCCAGAGGCAATCCCTACCGATTCACTCACATAATAATTTTTTCGCTGGCTCCCGTCATCCTCTACATCATAAATCTGCCTAAATACTACAATTAGGTAGGGCGCCATTTCTAAAAAGGGTTTATGCCAATTAGTGCCAAATTGGTTCAAATCTTCTAGCCATTCTTTGGTGGCGCGGTGTCTGTAGAATTCTTTTTCTTCTTTTTCCGCCGCTTCGCGGATCTTTGTTTTTACATTGGCATCTTGTACAATAACAAATTGCCATGGTTGTTTATTGGCACCAGATGGGGCGGTGGCGGCCGTCTTTATACAATTTTCAATTATCTCAATGGGAACCGCTCTGTCAGAAAATTCCCGTACGGTTCGCCGTTTGGCTATATCATCCAAGAAGGATTTGGACCTGGACAACATGTCTTCAGTTGAAAATTCTTTAAAGTCTAGTTTTTTGAATCCCATGGCAATTGCCTAAATTAACCTCCGATTATGGAAAAAGAATTTAAATCAACCGTGAAAATGAATCGTCTTTTAGTTTTCCTGATTCCAATTTTTTCTTTGGCAATAAGTGCATGCCCAAAAGACGAACCGCTTGGAAAAGGAGAAACACCATTAATATTAATATCCATGGATGGGTTTCGGTGGGATTATTTTGATAAAACTAACACACCCAACTTTGATGCATTAATAAAAAATGGTGTCGAAGCACAGGCTCTAATTCCTTCCTTCCCCAGCAAAACATTCCCAAACCATATTACTATTGTTACCGGTCGTTATCCTGAAAATCATGGCATTATTGCCAATTCTATGTATGATCCGGTCTTTGATGAAAAATATTTTATTGGACAAGGAAGCAAAGCCGTTTTAGATGGGAAATGGTATGAAGCGGAGCCCCTTTGGGTTACAGCAGAAAAACAAGATAAAATAACAATGACCATGTTTTGGCCCGCTTCTGAGGCTGAGATAATGGGCGTTCGTCCCACAGAATATTTTGTCTATGACGGCGCCATCAACCACAATTCCCGAATTGACCAAATCTTAAAATGGTTGGATTATGCCCCATCCAAACGGCCGCAATTCATATCAACCTATTTCAGTTTGATGGATGATGTTGGCCATGGGTACGGTCCTGATTCTGATGAAGTGAAATCCGGGATTGAAGAAATGGATAAAACAATTGGCCGGTTGATTAACGGACTCAAATCCCGCAATATGTTCGATGACGTAAATATCATGCTTGTCTCCGATCACGGCATGGCATCTACCTCCTCAGACTCTATGATCTTTCTGGATGATTATATTAATATGGATAATGTTACAATGGTAGACTGGACGCCTGTTACCGCAATTTTGCCAAAAATTCATGTGGATTCCATTTATTCAAAACTGAAGAACGCCCACCCCAAAATGCGTGTATATAAAAAAGGTGCTGCACCGGAACGACTTCATTATAATAACCATCGGCGAATTCAACCCATTACGGCTGTTGCTGACGAACATTGGTCTATTTCAACCCGAGTCTCTTTTAATAAAGATAACAATGATGATAGATATGAAGGCGCTACTCACGGGTTTGACCCTATTTACAAATCTATGGGTGGAATCTTTGTGGGGTATGGTCCTGCCTTTAAGTCCGGTCTA
This window harbors:
- a CDS encoding nitroreductase family protein; the encoded protein is MGFKKLDFKEFSTEDMLSRSKSFLDDIAKRRTVREFSDRAVPIEIIENCIKTAATAPSGANKQPWQFVIVQDANVKTKIREAAEKEEKEFYRHRATKEWLEDLNQFGTNWHKPFLEMAPYLIVVFRQIYDVEDDGSQRKNYYVSESVGIASGFLLAAFHNAGLATLTHTPSPMNFLSEILNRPANEKAFLLIPVGYPADDAEVPEITKKSFEEISEII
- a CDS encoding alkaline phosphatase family protein translates to MEKEFKSTVKMNRLLVFLIPIFSLAISACPKDEPLGKGETPLILISMDGFRWDYFDKTNTPNFDALIKNGVEAQALIPSFPSKTFPNHITIVTGRYPENHGIIANSMYDPVFDEKYFIGQGSKAVLDGKWYEAEPLWVTAEKQDKITMTMFWPASEAEIMGVRPTEYFVYDGAINHNSRIDQILKWLDYAPSKRPQFISTYFSLMDDVGHGYGPDSDEVKSGIEEMDKTIGRLINGLKSRNMFDDVNIMLVSDHGMASTSSDSMIFLDDYINMDNVTMVDWTPVTAILPKIHVDSIYSKLKNAHPKMRVYKKGAAPERLHYNNHRRIQPITAVADEHWSISTRVSFNKDNNDDRYEGATHGFDPIYKSMGGIFVGYGPAFKSGLKGPGVTNIHLYEMMCNILELVPAKNDGHLDSTAVFLSN